A region of Beijerinckia sp. 28-YEA-48 DNA encodes the following proteins:
- a CDS encoding MmcB family DNA repair protein translates to MNPDSPVPPEDKRQSAHAAMVMRGVQRLMRAHRLESLVEMPLNNGRRADVIALRGDGRFHIVEVKSSIADFRTDKKWHEYRDYCDHFSFATHAEVPLEIFPEECGLIVADKFGAEIIRPPSEHVLNAARRKAMLIAFGLQAASRLHLLYDPTRDPISG, encoded by the coding sequence ATGAATCCCGATTCTCCCGTTCCGCCCGAAGACAAACGCCAATCGGCCCATGCGGCCATGGTGATGCGCGGCGTACAGCGCTTGATGCGCGCCCATCGGTTGGAATCGCTCGTCGAAATGCCGCTCAACAACGGCCGGCGCGCCGATGTGATCGCGCTGCGCGGCGATGGCCGCTTTCATATCGTCGAAGTGAAATCGAGCATCGCCGATTTTCGCACCGACAAGAAATGGCACGAGTATCGCGACTATTGCGACCATTTCTCCTTCGCCACCCACGCGGAAGTGCCCTTGGAGATTTTTCCGGAAGAGTGCGGATTGATCGTCGCCGACAAATTCGGCGCCGAGATCATTCGGCCACCGTCGGAACATGTGCTCAATGCGGCGCGGCGCAAGGCCATGCTGATCGCCTTCGGCCTGCAGGCGGCCAGCCGCCTGCATTTACTCTACGATCCGACGCGCGATCCCATCAGTGGGTAG
- a CDS encoding ActR/PrrA/RegA family redox response regulator transcription factor → MTTPETESDDKSLLIVDDDKPFLTRLCRAMEARGFDVAVAETVAEGIEAIKLRAPAFAIIDLRLTDGSGLDVISLLKERRPEARGIILTGYGNIATAVTAVKLGAFDYLAKPADADEIYNALMAITHDKAQLPENPMSADRVRWEHIQRIYELCGRNVSETARRLSMHRRTLQRILAKRAPR, encoded by the coding sequence ATGACCACGCCGGAAACCGAGTCTGACGATAAATCCCTTCTGATTGTCGACGACGACAAGCCATTCCTGACCCGCCTGTGCCGGGCCATGGAAGCGCGCGGATTTGACGTCGCGGTCGCCGAGACCGTTGCCGAAGGCATCGAGGCGATCAAGCTGCGTGCGCCCGCTTTCGCCATCATCGATCTCAGACTGACCGATGGCAGCGGCCTCGACGTGATTTCGCTGCTTAAGGAACGCCGTCCGGAAGCGCGTGGCATCATCCTGACCGGCTACGGCAATATCGCCACGGCAGTGACAGCTGTGAAGCTCGGCGCTTTCGACTATCTCGCCAAGCCCGCCGATGCCGACGAGATCTACAACGCGCTGATGGCCATCACCCACGACAAGGCTCAGCTGCCCGAGAATCCGATGTCGGCTGACCGGGTGCGATGGGAACATATTCAGCGCATCTACGAATTGTGCGGCCGCAACGTATCGGAGACAGCGCGTCGCTTGAGCATGCACCGCCGCACCCTGCAGCGCATTCTGGCGAAGCGCGCGCCGCGCTAA
- a CDS encoding ABC transporter ATP-binding protein: MSGSSYIIVDHLGVALAGRKIIDDLSLSLEAGQFVALIGPNGSGKTTFLRALAGQMAISGSITLNGTALASLSLPQRARAISYLPQDMRQPIWPVPVRDIVALGLMPFDARADGNDPAIEQQLQDLDLLELAERGVERISGGERMRALLARALVGPQPIVLLDEPLNSLDPAHQLRVMDLLQKRAQAGSLVIAVIHDVDFAVRYATRILAFKDGRLAADGPPRRLIKTDVLGEIFGVSMARAQTPDGPILAMRPHRDLDRA; the protein is encoded by the coding sequence ATGAGTGGCAGCAGCTATATCATCGTCGACCACCTCGGCGTCGCGCTCGCCGGCCGCAAGATCATCGACGACCTGTCGCTGTCCCTGGAGGCCGGCCAGTTCGTCGCCTTGATCGGCCCAAACGGCTCGGGCAAGACGACCTTCCTGCGCGCGCTCGCCGGCCAAATGGCGATATCGGGATCGATCACCCTCAACGGCACGGCGCTCGCCAGTCTATCTCTACCGCAACGCGCCCGCGCCATCTCCTATCTGCCTCAGGACATGCGCCAACCAATCTGGCCGGTGCCGGTGCGCGACATCGTCGCTTTAGGACTGATGCCGTTCGACGCGCGGGCGGATGGCAACGATCCGGCCATCGAGCAGCAATTGCAGGACCTCGATCTGCTCGAACTGGCTGAGCGCGGCGTCGAGCGGATTTCCGGCGGCGAGCGCATGCGGGCGCTTCTGGCTCGCGCCCTTGTCGGGCCGCAGCCGATCGTGTTGCTCGACGAGCCGTTGAATTCGCTCGATCCGGCCCATCAGCTGCGCGTGATGGATCTGCTGCAAAAGCGCGCGCAAGCCGGCAGTCTGGTGATCGCGGTCATCCACGATGTCGATTTCGCCGTCCGTTACGCGACCCGAATTCTCGCCTTCAAGGACGGTCGCCTTGCCGCCGACGGGCCACCGCGGCGACTGATCAAGACCGACGTGCTCGGCGAGATTTTCGGTGTGTCGATGGCGCGTGCGCAAACGCCGGATGGACCTATTCTTGCCATGCGTCCGCATCGGGATTTAGATCGCGCCTGA
- a CDS encoding iron ABC transporter permease, whose protein sequence is MLKRYAAPSKTVRLRTASAASGAFLIVLFAALIVVAVLSLMLGPAHLSLHELVLGLTGESETAAIILREIRLPRVILSISIGGMLGLAGAAVQGLSRNPLAEPAVLGTPQAAALGAVLMIYSGLADAFSLALPLAAILGAMLAMLATLLVVRRVGGVISLLLIGLMIGSLAAAAISLILSLSSNPYAVTEIVFWLMGSFTDRSMWHVALSLPFIIVGAAALFWCGPAYKALTLGEETATSLGFDVWRVSLITSAGIALGVGAGTAVAGAIGFVGLLAPHIVRPFVRSDAQAILLPSALVGAILTTSADIMVKLIPATSEIRVGALMAVIGAPCFLYLVIARPYRLDDRA, encoded by the coding sequence ATGCTGAAACGCTACGCAGCACCGTCTAAAACAGTCAGGCTCCGGACGGCTTCGGCCGCCTCCGGAGCCTTTCTCATTGTGCTGTTTGCCGCGCTGATCGTCGTTGCTGTTCTGTCCCTGATGCTCGGACCGGCGCATCTTTCGCTGCACGAACTTGTTCTCGGCCTGACCGGCGAAAGTGAAACCGCTGCGATCATTCTGCGCGAGATCCGGCTGCCGCGCGTCATTCTCTCGATTTCCATCGGCGGCATGCTGGGCCTCGCCGGCGCGGCGGTGCAGGGACTGAGCCGCAATCCTCTGGCTGAGCCGGCTGTGCTGGGCACGCCACAGGCGGCGGCGCTCGGCGCGGTGCTGATGATCTATTCCGGGTTGGCGGATGCCTTCTCGCTGGCGCTGCCGCTCGCCGCCATACTCGGCGCCATGCTCGCCATGCTGGCGACCTTGCTGGTCGTGCGCCGCGTCGGTGGGGTGATCTCGCTGCTGCTGATCGGCCTGATGATCGGCAGCCTGGCGGCCGCCGCCATCTCGCTGATCCTGTCGCTCTCCTCCAATCCCTATGCGGTGACGGAAATCGTGTTCTGGCTGATGGGCTCGTTCACCGATCGCTCGATGTGGCACGTGGCTTTGTCGCTGCCCTTCATCATCGTTGGCGCAGCGGCATTGTTCTGGTGCGGACCCGCCTATAAAGCGCTGACCTTGGGCGAAGAGACGGCGACCTCGCTCGGCTTCGATGTCTGGCGCGTGTCGCTGATCACCAGCGCCGGCATTGCGCTAGGTGTCGGCGCCGGCACGGCGGTCGCCGGCGCGATCGGCTTCGTCGGCCTGCTCGCGCCACATATTGTGCGGCCGTTCGTGCGCTCGGATGCGCAAGCGATCCTGCTGCCGTCGGCGCTGGTCGGCGCCATCCTCACCACGTCGGCCGACATCATGGTGAAACTCATTCCAGCGACGAGCGAGATCCGGGTTGGCGCGCTGATGGCCGTCATCGGCGCCCCTTGCTTTCTCTATCTCGTCATCGCCCGTCCCTACCGGCTGGACGACCGCGCATGA